ACAGAACACATAGGACTATTTATTAAAGTTATAACATTGCTTTCAATGGAACATCTTCGTGTATGCATAATAAAAGATCTGATATCACATTATAATAGACACAAAAATGAAACGGCCGCAAGTAGTGTCTTGGTCGTGGTGAGCATTGGCTATTTTTTTTATGAACGCATCATTTATAGTCTCAAAAAGCCATCTAATTAGATAATGGATTCCTGTCAAAATTCTCCTTACCGTGACACTATCATCTTCTAATTTGTACTCAATAGGACTTGGCTAATCATAGAGATCTCCTACACGCTGGAATAACAACTAGAAACCTCTGCGTGGTGTATTCTCTACTAAAAATCTGCTTGCTTTGCAGGTTCACAAGCTATTGTCAGCCTTGTATTGAACAAGGAGTTACCTTCTGAAAGCTTCTCTTTGGTGGCTGAAGAGGTGAATTTATATATTTTCACAGGAAAATGTATAATGTATTAGGCTTCCTTGAGTCACTTCACTTAAAAGCAATTATATGAACATAGGATTCAGCAGATCTGCAAAAGGATGATGCTCAAGAAACATTAGAACGCATTACTGCACTTGTAAATGATACACTTTCTTCTGAATATAATACCGTTGTGTCTGATAAAGATGTGCTTGCCGCAATTGATACTGGCAAATCTGAAGGGGGACCTCATGGCAGACACTGGGTTTTGGATCCCATAGATGGTACTAAAGGGTATGTATTTGTTTCTCAAAAGAATTCACCCTTAATTGTTTATGGTTTATTTAGATATTCTACCATGGTTTTGTTAATGTATTGAACTTATATCAGCAATTTGCTTCTTCAAGGTATATCTATCGAGCTGCACAATACTAAATCTTAAATTTCTCAGTATTAAATGAGTCTTCTTCCTGCTCTTCTTATATGCTGTTTGCAATAGGAGAATTATTTATCATAGACAAATATATATATTGGTCCTTTCCTAACCATTCATTATTTTTGGAATAAGTTGTCACACAATCAAATCTAAATAATTGTCACTTTATCAGTGAGCAAAGCTTTATGTTCGAACCTTACCcagttacaacaacaacaaccaagttttatctcactaggtgaggtcggctatatggattcttttacgacattgagctctatctcctactatatcatcatctatatctaaataaattttaccttattttattgttattaaccaagtcttttttggtctttctcttcctcatttgatatgcgtgtttgtcatagttttacatcgcctaactagagcatttattagtcgtctaagtacatgcccataccatcttaaacgtgttgtTTAGAGTTTTCCCTAACTCTAATATTCTCTTTAATgttcttatttcttattttgtccattcttgtatgtccacacatccacttcAACATCTTtgtctctgcaactctcatcttctgctcatgtgctcaagttatagcccaacattcagttccatataacatagcaggtctaactgcgattttgtagaattttcctttaagttttagaggtactttacggtcactcTTTCCTCCCTTTTAACCatcttgcttgtattttatgtaagacatctttttcaatccctctatcattttacagaaatgatcttaaatatctaaagctctcggttccaaactcgtcatctcctatcttaacaattgtctcattatgtctaatattgctaaatttaaattttatatattctgtctttattctactaagcctaaaatctttcccttctagtgtttttcATTAAAATTCTAGTTTAGTATTTATTCTTTCACGTATTTCATCTACCAAAGcaatatcatttgcaaacaatATGTGCCACGGTATTGTAtcttgaatgtgtgtagtgagttcGTCCTAGTAAAAAAATAGAGACTTAGAACTGATCCTTGGTGTAACACTTTCTTTATTGGAAATGGTTcaattactccgcctgaagtctttactctagtcgttacatcctcgtacatatccttacttagttcaatatatgttacgctaacatctctcttttttagaattctccatataatttcttttgggactctatcataagttttttctaagtcaatgaatattatgtgtagatcttgtttttgctcttaatatttttcaattaattgtctaagaagatgtataacttctattgtcgaccttccaaacataaacctaaattgattttcggtcacagtggtctcctttcttattctttttctattacattttctcaaaattttatgatatgacttattagtttaatacccctatagtttgcacaattttgtacatctctcttgttcttatataagagaactagagtacttatccttcattgatcatgcatttttttttcaatatcatgttaaataattttgtaagtcatttaataccttatttctctaggcacttccatacttctatcggaatatcatctggtccaacgacttttccattgtgcatcccatttaaaacttgttctacttctaaagtttgaattctacataaaaatttaaatttgtattctcatttgacctacttaaattatctaagtttagttggtcacctaaatctttattaaaaagttgatgaaaatacctcttccaccgctcttttatttctccatcatttactagtaccctattatattcatctttaatacattttatttagataagatctcttgtcttcttttctttcactttagctattctataaatgtttctttccccttcttttgtatctaatttttgatataatcattctaaagtttcattctttgcttcattcactattctcttagcttctttcttagctattgtatatttttttaagtttttctcgttcttataaatatataatttattataagctattcgtttttccttcactttctcttgtgcTTTCTCATTCTACCACAAAGATTCCTTACTTAATGGTGCATGcctctttgactcaccgagtacattcttcttagctaccatgtttaaatttgatatcatcttattccatgttgtattagaatcaccgtatatttcacctaatgtttgtactccaatcttctccttaaatatgcTTTGCTTTCTATCCTTTAACTTCCcccacttaattttaggagtcgtatatattttctttttattgatattatgtttgaggcgtatatccatcACTGCTaatctatgttgggtagttaagctttcttcaGGGATAACGTTGTAATCTTCACAATTTTTTTTATCcttcttcctaatcataagaaagttaatttgtaatttattattcccacttttgaacgtgactaagtCTCCTTCTCTTTCTTGAAAAACGTATTAGTTAATATAAAGTCATATgctatcgtaaaatctaatatagttttctcttcCCCATTTCTCATTCGAAACTCATAACTcctaccctctcatattcctcatttttcactttgACATGTCTCATTTAGATCACatcttattaaaatcattttatttgacagaatgttttgtaatattttatttaagtcgtcccaaaatcttgatttggtagcttcatctaatcataTTTTCGGtgcatatatgataattatgtttatagtttctttcgtcactattattttaagggttataattctattcccttttctaactacttctacaacttattctttaacaaactatctataaCAATAcctactccatttcttgctttacttttGCCTATTCTCTATTAGTTTTGTCTTCTCGCCTACGTATTTTGTCTCTTGTAtataaaaaagggcagcccggtgcacgaagctcccgctatgcggggtcccgaggaatgatccattgtacgcagccttaccctgctttttacaagaagttgtttccaagattcgaacctgtgaccttttggtcataaagcaacaactttaccgttgcgccaaggctcctctTCATAGTatatacaaaatactaattcttctcctaatcatcgtatctattacctccattgatttactaaGTAAGAGTTACTATGTTTCATGTtacaaatcttagattattagtttttttatcatatttgtcCTATCATAATTAATGAACCTTACTAGGatcattaattaaaaagaaatatctaGTTAAATCATTCCACATATTGGATTTGTTTCAGGCCACTGAGTGAATTTTAGGATGCAAAAATAGTCACTGATAGCCTTGTGTTTGAACCCAACTAGGATCTTTAGTAAAATGAAATCTCTAGTTAAGACAGCTGGCACATTAGGCTTGATTTAGGCCTCTTTGCCTTCTTATACATGAGTGAATTTTGGGATGCAGAAAGAATTAGTTATGTTGTTTCCTAATTGTTAATGCTTTTGAATAGTTTGTCAACCAGACAAAGTAAGAGAATGATCTACGTTTCTGGATATTTCATCGTCATAGTTCTAGCACTGGATTTGACATTTATTATAATGCTTCACTTCACTACTAATAGTTCTACGTTAAGCTCTCCAATCAGATGGTGTTCTATAATCTCTGccaactaaaatttaatttttcatttaggTACGATCCTTGATCTTAATGAATGAGCTTAGTGTCACTCTGAAGTCCGAAGCCACTATTTCTGTAATGGAGAGGAAGCAGCAGGGTTTAGGTCAGATTTTGAAAAGCATATGTAGGTAGCATGTGTTCAAGTCACCACTTAGTGCATTTGGGATATTTGGGCACATATTGGCTAATCTACAGTCAAACTATttaattttacttgttcaaaaaatatatataatttacttaTTCtcaaaaacttaatcaaaataaaccacccataaaaatattttgcatTGATAACCATAACAATTGCCTATATTAGGCAAGATCTCATACCATGCTTAatcaaaattttcataaaaaacttcAAATGAGCTGAGTGATAATTTTTCATCACTGTCATATTCGCCCTCTCAATATGAACTGAGCTGTGTTGTGATTCATTAAATTCTTTGAGGTATAGGTGAACTCAAAGTTCCTAGTTGTGACTACTGATTAGATTTCACAGCTTCTACCAAAAAATCTCATGTCTGGTGAAGCACTGCACTGCATGTGGATATATTGCTGTCTACatcattttttaatacatatttcCAACTCAAGGAATATTCTGATCATCGCATCCTTAAGCTGATGGGTGTGGGCTTTAGATATTAGGACTGTTTGGAAACAACAAAGAAACACAAAACTGTTGCAAGATATGTGAAGAGTTATGCAAACCATAATcagttcttttttcctttctcAGACGGGATTAATGTATGTGCATGACTCTGTATTCTGATTAGATGTTCTCTCCTTTTTTCCTTATTAATTAACTTCGGTGCTCTTTTATCTTCATCTCAAATAGAACAATTTAATGAATATGATTacccttttttttctttcctatGCACTTTAGTGCCATCAATATCTGTTCCCCAGATCTTATGATTTTGCATTTTTAATTTAGATTCCTCCGCGGAGACCAGTATGCAATTGCTCTAGCATTGCTTGATGAAGGGAAAGTAGTGTTAGGCGTTTTGGCATGCCCAAATCTTCCTCTTACATCCATTGCTAACGTTGATGCACATTATTCTGAAAATCAAATTGGTTGTCTTTTATATGCTACAACTGGTGAGGGAGCATATTTGCAGTCACTAAACGATTCTTCTACtgtaaaggtttttttttttctctatattATGAATTAAGTTTATTCAGTTTTTGTTTCCCAATTTTTCTATCCCTAACTTTTTGGATCTTACACTTCAGATAAATGTCAGCACTGTTGACAATCCTGCCGATGCATCATTCTTTGAATCTTATGAAGCTGCTCATTCCCTGCATGATTTGTCAAAGGCAATAGCAGAGGTACTAAAAAGCAACTGTAGTACTCCATGCAACTTCATAAATTTAGACATTTAGCAAAATGATTTGCTAGGATGATACATGTTTGGCAGAAACTTGGTGTCCAAGCACCGCCAGTTAGAATAGACAGTCAAGCAAAATATGGTGCTTTGGCTAGAGGTGATGGTGCCATATACCTACGATTCCCGCATAAAGGCTATCGGGAGAAGATATGGGACCATGCTGCTGGTTCTATTGTTGTGACAGGTATGAATGAGATTGGCTTTCATGTTTTCTTTTATCGATTGGTGTATTTAGTGATATTACAGTCCAGTAAATGAGTTTTCTCAACCACTTTAACTAGTATTAGGCGACCCCTTTTAAGTAATCTCTTCAACTATATAGTTCTTTTTGGTATCATCCGACCCCTAAACTGAAGTTGCTATTTATTGATATCGTCGCTGTTGTCTTTTGCAGAAGCCGGTGGTATCGCTACAGATGCTGCTGGAAATCATTTGGATTTCTCGAAGGGAAGGCACCTCGATCTCGACACAGGAATCATTGTCACAAACAAGAAGCTGATGCCAGCATTGTTGAATGCGGTACAAGAATCTATAAAAGCTCAATCCGCATCACATCTCTAGTCTTCTTTTTCTGGTACACGTCTGCGCATCTTCTAGTTACATGTTTTAATTTTTCAAGCGGCCGAAGGTTCTATTCACCACAAACCAACACTGCAGTTGGCATATATCTGTACGTCTACAGTTTGTGTTCGGAGAGCTGTTGCGCTGTGAAGGCGTATGCTTAAGGCGTAATCAGCCCTGTAAAGACCTGTAATATGCCCCGCGAAGACGTATTTGAATGTTCATGAATCATGTCAGATTGTAGACCAAGAATTTGTCTACTGTCTACCGTCAGTTGAAGGCATGAAGCTCTATGCAAGGGATCATACAAGTTGATTACGTGGTCATTAAGTTCAATATTCATGCTCATAACCCAACCagatttcatttatttatttttggaacaaCCAGGGCGtcctattttctttaaaaaataaaaataaaagagcacTTTATATCTCCAAAATGCTCTTGTTTCATTCATAATATGGCAACAAGTTAAAATTGCTACAACTAGAGTACTTTAATTTTGTAAAACATGATTACGAAGTGTCTCACTGACGCTTCTTCAACTGGAACAGCGTTATTGCGGAccatattgatccggcggtaagaacaggagaTCCTCATTTCGgggagtcaacgtcacgtggaagtcaaaaagTTAAATGGCCGACCGGACAAGAGTGGACAGATCGGTCGACCGGGGTCTAaacggaagcaaagacaccccggcggggagtcggggttccgacgctcatgttgaacagagtcgtatggccgagcgggtagcccgctcggccgaagacataaagtagcaacactgcgaacagtccacagagcacacgaccgggaatcaGATTAAGGGGAGCCAGCACATACGATCGGCCGGACGCGAGGGAGCGGCCGACCGGCTGGACGCTCGGCATGgagtaaaaggagaaaaggacaagggaacatcttctaacagcgggtatgttcgacgagtaggccatacgcagaatcttatgacagagggtttcgctgtcccatcaaagatgtgctcggactgtagcagtatggtgtcaggtaagcttttctgacaagtccatacggaggtatgggctgaggacacgtattcgcttTGGCgtgtgtgcgtgagccccttcccagctctatataaggagtctcacacttcgccggaggtatgcattctctgatattcggagccacttctttgctgtccacttgcctgacttgagcgtcagagggtcgtcgccgggaccctttcccggcccgacttctttgcaggttcgtcggagcgcCGTACGACcgatcggagatctacgtcagccactaggagagcgccacgtgcccagcgtccgttgattcatcgattcagacaggatcaaattggcgccgtctgtgggaacactcctgcatccgatcggaagcaatggacgaagctggacgaccgcactcggtgatgctctccacagaggagctcgacgctctgatcgaaacCAGAGCAGCCAAGCTAGTGGAACAACAAAggcagaagtcgcaagccgagtGGATGGAGCAGCAAGCGACGTCCGTATCGGGAGACCGAGCGGAAGCACCCGCGGCCACGGTTCTGTTTccccgggccctattccgcacgcctcctgaagccgcagcagttaatcgtgatcgaggatcttcatcagacgaagtgcCGATACGAGACAACAGAAAGGGCAAggcccccccgagcggacgcttctcccgagcggatcaatcggcaattctcagaggccattctacgagaccctctaccaaatcactatgtgcccccggtgattggtgaatacaacggaaccaccgacccggacgatcatttgggtaagttcgacaacactgctacccttcatcaatacacagatggagtgaagtgtcgggttttccttaccaccctctcgggatcggctcaacggtggtttcggaggttgccggacggatccatcacaagtttcaaagatttccgcacgaccttcctccaccactttgcaagcagtcggcgttatcagaagacaagtgtcagcctgttctccatcaagcaagagcccagagagccgctcagagcgtaCATCCAACGGTTCAACCGAGTGTCCATGAAtattccaacagccacctcaTAAACGATGATGAACtcattcacgcaaggcctcgtggacggtgacttattccgatcgctcattcggaagccgccccgagactacgatcatatgttgcaccgggccaacgaatacatcaatgtggaggaagcccagacgGCTCGAAGAAAAGAAGTTTCAACAGAGCGGTcaacccctgccgagcggaaacctcatactgctcatcagccgcccagaggaccgcgagctgaagcagccCGCCCAACGCAACAggcaagatcccacgccattcaagaagtatttgccgagcggcccaaaccaaaaaagaagatatggaccccaatgttttgctcattccaccggacgggcacgcacaacacaagagattgccggagCCTTCCTCTGATCGTccaccccgttccccggagtggcggccgtcgatcgccatcatccgacaggcgacagagacctcgtgaagccgatcggatgataCCCGACAGGCGgcaaagacagactcccgagcggcatcatactccgaggcgtgagaatccccggatgtctagggagcagCCTAGATCGTCCGcttgggaagaagaaaatagaaacaacacttcctgaggcgaaatcaacattatagctggcgggccgactcgaggcgactccaacagagcaagaaggcgagcgtcagacagcttcagatccatgcggtcggctgcagccaagaacgagCGAGCGGTCCTGAAATCAGCtttgggcccagggacttggagggagtcgaagtgccacatgacgacgctctcctcatcaaagcggtaatagccaactacactattcaccgcgttttcattgatacaggaagctcgatcaatattatattcaaaaaggccttcgaccaactacaaattgatcgagccgagctgctgcccatgaaaacccccctctatgggtttacgggcaatgaagttctgccggtcggacaggtccgactggctactCGCTAGGaaaggagccgctcagaaggacgcgtactGCAAACTTCGTTGttgtcgactctccctcagcatacaacgttatcttgaGGCGActggcgctcagcgagttccgagcggccatcTCCACATTCCactagaaaatcaagttcccggtggaagataaagtgggagaagtacgaggagaccagctggcggctcggcgatgctacgtcgagatggtccgagctgaagctaatGCCGCCCGGAAGAccccacggatcgaggtgaacgctataaccgaaaaacctccctctttggtttatgaagataaagaggaagtgcaggttcacccgacccgatcgaaggccaccacattcattgctacCGATATGGAGGTGagtcagaaagaggaagtgatcaaatacCTCCGGAGAAACTgggatgtcttcgtttggtcgacgcacgagctgcccggaatttcaccaagtatagcgcagcatgagctccatgtccgaccggacgctcggccagtaaagcaaaggaagagggatttcagcgccgagcaaaatgccataatccgagcggaggttgagaagcttctggaggccggccacatacgcgaggttcagttcccgagctggctggcaaacgtggtactagtctccaagccgggcaacaagtggagag
This window of the Zingiber officinale cultivar Zhangliang chromosome 3B, Zo_v1.1, whole genome shotgun sequence genome carries:
- the LOC122055668 gene encoding SAL1 phosphatase-like; translation: MACRAAISLPFLCLARTLKPSASASGRISSGSAPPSKPYRPLRHLLLAPSRFRFLPPSFSHFRPCSRGCSASPVAAMSSSSSYQKELAAAKKAASLAARLCQTVQKAILKSDVHSKADKSPVTVADYGSQAIVSLVLNKELPSESFSLVAEEDSADLQKDDAQETLERITALVNDTLSSEYNTVVSDKDVLAAIDTGKSEGGPHGRHWVLDPIDGTKGFLRGDQYAIALALLDEGKVVLGVLACPNLPLTSIANVDAHYSENQIGCLLYATTGEGAYLQSLNDSSTVKINVSTVDNPADASFFESYEAAHSLHDLSKAIAEKLGVQAPPVRIDSQAKYGALARGDGAIYLRFPHKGYREKIWDHAAGSIVVTEAGGIATDAAGNHLDFSKGRHLDLDTGIIVTNKKLMPALLNAVQESIKAQSASHL